A single Haloglycomyces albus DSM 45210 DNA region contains:
- the scpB gene encoding SMC-Scp complex subunit ScpB yields the protein MNDDIFNWKPPAPRQDQRADTPSDEPAADGADEYAQAVEPQDSEPVSPAAENERFETVPDEDLPGALEAILIVSAEPVEEDFLADLTGRPVSHIQRQLVTLSAEYTGERRGFDLRRTAGGWRLYTRGDYAGYVERYVTDGATAKLSKAALETLAVVAYRQPVTRGRISAIRGVNCDGVMRTLLTRGLVEECGSDPDSPALLYRTTTLFLERMGLESLDQLPELAPFLPDDLKDVENDAAIRQ from the coding sequence ATGAACGACGACATCTTCAACTGGAAACCACCCGCACCACGTCAGGACCAGCGCGCCGACACGCCCTCCGACGAACCGGCCGCCGATGGAGCCGACGAATACGCTCAAGCCGTCGAGCCGCAGGACTCGGAGCCGGTGTCACCGGCCGCCGAAAACGAGCGCTTTGAAACGGTGCCCGACGAGGACCTACCGGGAGCTTTGGAAGCCATTCTCATCGTGAGCGCCGAACCGGTGGAGGAAGACTTCCTCGCCGACCTCACCGGGCGGCCAGTCTCACACATTCAACGGCAGCTGGTCACCCTGAGCGCAGAATACACTGGAGAGCGACGAGGATTCGACCTGCGCCGAACCGCAGGGGGCTGGCGGCTCTACACACGCGGCGACTACGCCGGTTACGTGGAGCGCTACGTTACCGACGGTGCTACCGCCAAGCTCTCTAAAGCCGCATTGGAGACACTTGCCGTTGTCGCCTATCGACAACCGGTCACCCGAGGACGCATCTCCGCGATACGCGGAGTCAATTGCGACGGCGTCATGCGAACCCTGTTGACGCGGGGACTGGTGGAAGAATGCGGTAGCGACCCGGACTCGCCGGCTCTCCTTTACCGTACGACCACGCTTTTCCTAGAGAGAATGGGGCTCGAGTCACTCGACCAACTGCCCGAATTGGCCCCATTCCTACCTGACGACCTGAAGGATGTAGAAAACGATGCAGCGATCCGACAATAA
- a CDS encoding FAD binding domain-containing protein, whose amino-acid sequence MEFFRPDSLDEALRLKTEHPEAVPVAGGTDTMVEMNFDLHRPSALIDLNGVRELESWSDEDDGRIRIGATLPYVRIINELGHRLPGLAQAARTVGSPQIRNRGSLGGNLVAASPAGDGHPPLLAAGAEVELASADGSRTVPVHEFYTGVKRSVKAANELVTGVIIPEKRGPQQFTKIGTRNAMVIAVCCFAIALDTTDRTVGTGIGSAAPTPRRAPEAEELLNTRLPWETRGELDEGLARHFGELVSAAASPIDDVRGTAAYRLHALATVARRTLRWAWKEYQCD is encoded by the coding sequence ATGGAATTCTTCCGCCCCGACAGCCTGGACGAGGCGTTGCGTTTGAAAACCGAGCATCCTGAGGCGGTACCGGTGGCCGGAGGCACGGACACGATGGTCGAGATGAACTTCGACCTGCACCGCCCGTCCGCGCTGATCGACCTCAACGGAGTCAGGGAACTGGAATCGTGGAGCGATGAGGACGACGGCCGCATCCGCATCGGCGCGACCCTTCCCTACGTCCGGATCATCAACGAACTGGGCCACCGCCTCCCTGGCCTGGCCCAGGCGGCTCGGACGGTCGGTTCCCCACAGATCCGCAATCGCGGTTCGCTCGGCGGCAACCTGGTCGCGGCCTCCCCGGCGGGGGACGGACATCCACCGCTCTTGGCCGCAGGCGCTGAAGTCGAACTGGCCAGCGCCGACGGTTCGCGTACCGTGCCGGTGCACGAGTTCTACACCGGCGTCAAACGCAGTGTGAAAGCAGCCAATGAGCTGGTTACCGGCGTGATTATTCCGGAGAAACGCGGACCGCAGCAGTTCACCAAGATAGGCACTCGCAACGCCATGGTTATCGCCGTGTGCTGCTTCGCCATCGCTCTGGACACCACCGACCGCACCGTGGGAACCGGGATCGGCTCCGCCGCCCCCACCCCGAGACGGGCACCGGAAGCCGAGGAACTGCTGAATACCCGGCTGCCTTGGGAAACTCGCGGTGAGCTGGACGAGGGACTCGCCCGCCACTTCGGCGAGCTGGTGTCCGCCGCCGCCAGCCCCATCGACGACGTGCGTGGTACCGCCGCCTACCGGCTCCACGCCCTGGCCACCGTCGCCCGCCGTACTCTTCGCTGGGCGTGGAAGGAATACCAATGCGACTGA
- a CDS encoding YccF domain-containing protein has product MNTILNVIWVLLAGLWLAIGYFFAGIVYCLLIVTIPFGVASFRLAGYVIWPFGRDIAREPTTGALTLIGNILWFIFGGLGLALGHLVTGILQAITIIGIPLAIANWKMVPLALWPLGARVVDKP; this is encoded by the coding sequence ATGAACACAATACTGAACGTTATCTGGGTACTTCTAGCGGGACTGTGGCTGGCCATCGGCTACTTCTTCGCCGGAATCGTCTACTGTCTCCTCATCGTCACGATCCCCTTCGGAGTAGCCTCCTTCCGCCTCGCGGGCTATGTCATCTGGCCGTTCGGTCGCGACATCGCCCGCGAACCGACCACCGGAGCGCTCACTCTGATAGGAAACATCCTGTGGTTCATATTCGGTGGACTCGGCCTCGCGCTAGGACACCTCGTCACCGGCATACTCCAAGCGATCACTATCATCGGAATCCCACTGGCCATCGCCAACTGGAAGATGGTTCCACTCGCGTTGTGGCCGCTCGGAGCGCGCGTGGTAGACAAACCCTGA
- a CDS encoding PucR family transcriptional regulator: protein MDLNALIKAEELGMTLVNGTTHLGRSIRWVVPTDLTDPRRYLSGGELVLTGMLWRHNPGDSDTFVRNLSQANVAAVGAGDPDLTTIPDDLISACRQHDLPLFHVDPSVAFATITEHVVQRLSAHRSGGMATVLERHRQLLASGGGLDDVLNLVHREIGFSCHLISPTGRLLTSTDPHLAPDEIERRQLAERLLHGHGRTRRLRLNRRVGYSAFTVGSTAHCGWFLLVDDDHTSWLPERQAVADKLTALIGLELDRVLQRPSGDTEFITAVETGTDVHTLSSLYAQAGMDPKRPFAVSVVQSDPDLASAAVAELIEPAAQSTVWGPTSEGAIAISTIDEGYEKMLAHINVAAPSFAPGLNDDRISIGVSGPVTALEGMTGSLSEARHACSIAQARRGRVEVADRGELTSHVLLLSALPDELKREYTKLTLGPLRDYDRKHQSDLVMTLETFLDNACSWSRAAAQLHLHVNTLRYRIERVEKLTGRDLSRLSDRVDLFLALRMR from the coding sequence ATGGACCTGAATGCGCTGATAAAGGCGGAAGAACTCGGGATGACGCTCGTAAACGGGACGACACATCTGGGCCGAAGCATCCGCTGGGTCGTCCCCACCGACCTCACCGATCCGCGCCGGTACCTCTCGGGAGGAGAGCTGGTACTGACGGGCATGTTGTGGCGCCACAACCCTGGAGATTCCGATACGTTCGTCCGCAATCTCTCCCAGGCCAATGTGGCCGCCGTCGGTGCCGGAGATCCGGATCTGACAACGATCCCCGATGACCTCATCAGTGCCTGCCGCCAGCACGACCTGCCACTTTTTCACGTTGACCCCAGCGTCGCCTTTGCCACCATTACCGAACACGTCGTGCAGCGGCTGTCGGCACATCGCTCCGGCGGCATGGCGACCGTATTGGAACGCCATCGCCAACTCCTGGCTTCCGGAGGCGGGTTGGACGACGTGCTCAATCTGGTGCACCGCGAGATCGGGTTTTCCTGCCACCTCATCTCCCCGACCGGGCGCCTCCTCACCTCCACCGACCCGCACCTGGCACCCGACGAGATCGAACGCCGACAACTGGCCGAGCGCCTGCTGCACGGGCATGGCCGAACTCGTCGCCTACGACTGAACCGCCGGGTCGGTTATTCGGCGTTCACCGTCGGCTCGACGGCGCACTGTGGATGGTTCCTCCTGGTCGACGATGACCACACCTCCTGGCTCCCCGAGCGCCAGGCAGTGGCCGACAAGCTCACCGCGCTCATCGGCTTGGAACTCGATCGTGTACTACAGCGACCTTCGGGCGACACCGAATTCATCACCGCAGTGGAGACCGGAACCGACGTCCATACTCTCTCCAGTCTGTACGCACAGGCGGGTATGGACCCCAAACGGCCGTTCGCCGTCTCCGTGGTGCAGAGCGATCCCGATCTGGCCTCGGCCGCGGTAGCGGAACTGATCGAACCGGCCGCTCAATCGACCGTCTGGGGCCCTACCTCCGAGGGGGCCATCGCCATATCGACCATTGACGAAGGTTACGAGAAGATGCTCGCACACATCAATGTGGCGGCGCCGTCCTTCGCGCCCGGCCTCAACGACGATCGGATCTCCATCGGAGTGTCCGGACCGGTCACGGCCCTGGAAGGCATGACCGGATCCCTGTCCGAGGCTCGCCATGCGTGTTCGATCGCCCAAGCCCGCCGTGGACGAGTGGAAGTGGCAGATCGCGGTGAGCTGACGTCCCACGTACTTCTCCTGTCGGCCCTACCCGACGAACTCAAACGCGAATACACCAAGCTCACCTTGGGGCCGTTGCGAGATTACGACCGGAAACACCAATCCGACCTGGTCATGACCCTGGAAACCTTCCTGGACAATGCCTGTTCCTGGAGCCGGGCCGCCGCACAGCTGCATTTGCACGTCAATACGCTCCGGTATCGGATCGAAAGAGTTGAAAAGTTGACCGGTCGTGACCTCAGTCGATTGTCGGATCGAGTAGACCTGTTCTTGGCCTTGAGGATGCGCTAA
- a CDS encoding pseudouridine synthase produces MQRSDNKDGIRLQKVLSGAGVASRREAEDLIRRGKVKVNGSTVELGRRVDPDNDVITVRGRRVITDHDKVYYILNKPRGVISTMEDDQGRLNLSEYTKGIPARVFHVGRLDTDSEGLMILTNDGELSNRLTHPSHGVTKTYRAQVAHEFDRATFNKLRKGVELDDGPAQADRLHIIDEAAGQTLIEIDVHEGRKHIVRRLFDHVGHPVSRLVRTGIGPIKLRNLKPGTVRRLTTEEVGELYKESEPNPGRKKKR; encoded by the coding sequence ATGCAGCGATCCGACAATAAAGACGGCATACGTCTCCAGAAAGTACTTTCCGGAGCGGGTGTCGCCTCGCGTCGCGAAGCAGAAGACCTCATTCGACGGGGCAAGGTCAAAGTCAACGGCTCCACCGTCGAGCTCGGTCGCCGAGTGGACCCGGACAACGACGTCATCACCGTCCGGGGACGGCGCGTCATCACCGACCACGACAAGGTCTACTACATTCTCAACAAACCGCGCGGCGTCATCTCCACCATGGAGGACGACCAAGGTCGCCTGAACCTCAGCGAGTACACCAAGGGAATCCCCGCCCGTGTCTTCCACGTCGGCCGTCTGGACACCGACTCCGAGGGACTCATGATCCTCACCAACGACGGGGAACTCTCCAATCGCCTCACCCACCCGTCGCACGGGGTGACCAAGACCTACCGCGCTCAAGTCGCCCACGAATTCGACCGGGCCACGTTCAACAAACTCCGTAAAGGAGTCGAACTCGACGACGGGCCCGCTCAAGCCGATCGCCTCCACATCATCGACGAAGCGGCCGGACAGACTCTCATCGAAATCGACGTTCACGAAGGACGCAAACACATTGTTCGCCGCCTCTTCGACCACGTGGGGCACCCGGTGTCGCGTCTGGTGCGCACCGGAATCGGACCGATCAAACTACGTAACCTCAAGCCCGGGACCGTTCGCCGCCTCACCACCGAAGAAGTCGGCGAACTGTACAAGGAGTCCGAACCGAACCCGGGACGCAAGAAAAAACGCTGA
- a CDS encoding nucleotidyltransferase family protein: MRFTGLILAAGAGRRMGGPKALVEWNGKSFLEHAYDVLTTAEFSPVRIVVGAQVESIKHRHPRLRDDMITNSEWKRGMGRSLHVGLTSLPSKADWAAVILVDQPLLSPKAVVRLRDTAASCQNVPRRPIVTASYEGRRGHPVLFHRSIRPDLISSLSPDAGARTFLRSHPELVQEVDCTGLGDPTDVDTPDELRQLRTN, encoded by the coding sequence GTGAGATTTACAGGACTCATACTCGCCGCAGGAGCGGGCCGCCGCATGGGAGGTCCGAAGGCACTCGTCGAATGGAACGGCAAAAGCTTCCTGGAGCATGCCTACGACGTCTTGACAACGGCCGAATTCTCTCCCGTGCGCATTGTGGTTGGTGCCCAAGTCGAAAGTATCAAACACCGGCACCCTCGATTGCGCGATGACATGATCACCAACTCCGAATGGAAGCGTGGCATGGGACGCTCTCTCCACGTTGGACTCACCTCTCTACCGTCGAAGGCCGACTGGGCGGCCGTTATCCTCGTCGACCAGCCGCTCTTGTCTCCCAAGGCCGTTGTTCGACTTCGGGATACCGCCGCGTCCTGCCAAAACGTGCCCCGCCGTCCAATCGTCACCGCGTCGTATGAAGGCCGTCGTGGGCATCCGGTCCTCTTCCATCGGTCGATCCGGCCGGATCTCATCTCTTCCTTGAGTCCGGATGCAGGAGCCCGAACCTTTCTACGCAGTCATCCTGAATTGGTGCAAGAAGTCGACTGCACCGGGCTCGGCGACCCTACGGACGTCGATACTCCCGACGAACTGCGACAACTCCGGACCAACTGA
- a CDS encoding (2Fe-2S)-binding protein — translation MRLTTEVNGKSVTAEDVWPGESLLHVLRERMGYPGSKNACEQGECGSCTVYLDGSAVCSCLIAAGQAEGREIRTVEGLAPDGEDFSDIQSAFVDAGAVQCGFCTPGLLMQANDLLDREENPSDAEIREALAGNLCRCTGYEKILDAVRLAATRRTA, via the coding sequence ATGCGACTGACCACCGAAGTGAACGGTAAATCCGTTACCGCCGAAGACGTCTGGCCGGGTGAAAGCCTCCTGCACGTCTTGCGCGAGAGAATGGGATACCCCGGCTCCAAAAACGCCTGCGAACAAGGCGAATGCGGTTCCTGCACCGTCTATCTCGACGGCAGCGCCGTGTGCTCCTGCCTGATCGCCGCGGGCCAGGCGGAAGGACGCGAGATCCGGACGGTCGAAGGGCTGGCCCCCGACGGCGAGGACTTCTCCGACATTCAGTCGGCCTTCGTCGACGCAGGAGCCGTCCAATGCGGATTCTGCACCCCGGGACTTCTGATGCAGGCCAACGACCTGCTGGACCGTGAGGAGAATCCCAGCGACGCCGAGATCCGAGAGGCGCTGGCCGGCAACCTGTGCCGCTGTACCGGATACGAGAAGATCCTCGACGCCGTCCGCCTGGCCGCCACCAGGAGGACCGCATGA
- the pucL gene encoding factor-independent urate hydroxylase, translated as MAIMLGDNQYGKAETRVVRTVRDTDRHEIVDMNVSVALAGDLSDTHLTGANDKVLPTDTQKNTVFALARDGIDSAEDFGLRLAQHFTGGQRSIDRATVTVQEYTWTRHGDHTFSRSDGGEHREVTVVNDNGASDVTVGLRDLLLLNSTDSEFTGYIVDEYTTLAPATDRILATAVTADWHFSETDVDWTKAFETGRTALIEAFRDTYSLSLQQTLYAMGAKVLEDLPEVDRVTMSLPNRHHFLVDLEPFELDNPGLVFHAADRPYGLIEGTVTRK; from the coding sequence ATGGCAATTATGCTTGGGGATAACCAATACGGCAAAGCCGAGACACGAGTGGTACGTACGGTGCGCGACACCGACCGCCACGAGATCGTCGATATGAACGTGAGCGTCGCGCTCGCCGGAGATCTCTCCGACACACACCTCACTGGAGCCAACGACAAGGTCCTACCGACCGATACTCAGAAGAACACCGTCTTCGCCTTGGCTCGAGACGGCATCGACAGCGCCGAGGACTTCGGTCTTCGCCTGGCACAACACTTCACCGGCGGGCAGCGCTCCATTGACCGAGCCACCGTGACCGTTCAGGAGTACACCTGGACGCGGCACGGAGACCATACGTTCAGCCGAAGTGACGGCGGCGAGCACCGCGAGGTGACCGTCGTGAACGACAACGGCGCATCCGATGTGACGGTCGGCCTGCGCGACCTGTTGTTGTTGAATTCCACCGACTCGGAGTTCACCGGATACATCGTGGATGAGTACACCACTTTGGCTCCCGCGACCGATCGTATTCTTGCTACGGCGGTCACGGCCGACTGGCACTTCTCCGAGACCGATGTGGACTGGACCAAGGCGTTTGAAACCGGCCGCACCGCGTTGATCGAAGCCTTCCGCGACACCTATTCACTTTCACTCCAGCAGACCCTCTACGCCATGGGTGCCAAGGTTCTCGAAGACCTCCCAGAGGTCGACAGGGTCACGATGTCCTTGCCCAATAGACACCACTTCCTGGTCGACCTGGAGCCCTTCGAACTGGACAACCCGGGCCTGGTCTTCCACGCCGCCGACCGGCCCTACGGGCTCATCGAAGGGACGGTGACCCGAAAATGA
- a CDS encoding 8-oxoguanine deaminase, with protein sequence MSTRLIIDNTAIATVDDERKEYTTGHIVVQDGVITAVGPGQAPTFSDDVPTERVNGDGCLATPGLVNTHHHLYQWVTRGMAYDHSLFQWLTALYPVWGRLTAEWVSTAVRGGLGWLALTGCTSSADHHYVFPHGRTDDITEAWISAARSTGLRFHATRGSMDRGESLGGLPPDHLVETLDDALAATERTIDRYHDPSFGSMLKVDVAPCSPFSVSSELLEESAELARRKEVRLHTHLCESLDEEEFCQTTHGCNPVEYMESVGWVGDDVWYAHAVHLSDEAVKLIGSTRTGVAHCPSSNARLGTGMADTPRLREAGVPVGLGVDGAASQESNMLVEELRQAVYTARQVGGPTAMTCRQALELATIGGARVLGRYDEIGSLQVGKMGDIALWRLDGLGHADILDPVAALVLGPPAPLKLLTVGGDPVVADGRLLTADEAELAREARRVHLTIMNGGRS encoded by the coding sequence ATGAGCACCCGACTGATCATCGACAACACCGCCATCGCCACCGTCGACGACGAACGCAAGGAATACACCACCGGGCATATCGTCGTCCAGGACGGCGTCATTACCGCCGTAGGACCCGGACAAGCACCGACGTTCTCCGACGACGTACCCACCGAGCGAGTCAACGGCGACGGCTGCCTCGCGACGCCCGGACTGGTCAATACCCACCACCACCTGTACCAGTGGGTGACCCGAGGAATGGCCTACGACCACTCGCTTTTCCAATGGCTGACCGCCCTGTACCCCGTCTGGGGTCGACTGACCGCGGAGTGGGTCTCCACGGCGGTCCGGGGCGGTCTGGGGTGGTTGGCGTTGACCGGATGCACCTCCAGCGCCGACCACCACTACGTCTTTCCACACGGTCGAACCGACGACATCACCGAAGCGTGGATATCCGCGGCCCGGTCCACCGGCCTGCGTTTCCACGCGACCCGTGGCTCGATGGACCGTGGAGAATCCCTCGGCGGCCTCCCACCCGACCATCTCGTCGAGACCCTTGATGACGCCCTGGCCGCCACCGAACGGACGATCGACCGCTACCACGACCCCTCCTTCGGCTCCATGCTGAAAGTCGACGTCGCACCCTGCTCCCCGTTCTCCGTATCGAGCGAACTACTCGAAGAAAGCGCGGAACTGGCCCGGCGCAAGGAGGTACGTCTGCATACACACTTGTGCGAGTCACTGGACGAAGAGGAGTTCTGCCAGACCACCCACGGATGCAACCCCGTGGAGTACATGGAATCCGTCGGGTGGGTCGGCGACGACGTCTGGTACGCCCACGCCGTACACCTCTCCGACGAGGCGGTCAAGCTGATCGGCTCCACCAGAACCGGTGTGGCACACTGCCCCAGTTCGAACGCCCGACTGGGGACCGGCATGGCCGACACACCGCGACTCCGCGAAGCGGGCGTCCCGGTAGGACTCGGTGTGGACGGAGCGGCGAGCCAGGAATCCAACATGCTGGTCGAGGAACTGCGTCAAGCCGTCTACACCGCGCGCCAAGTCGGTGGGCCCACCGCGATGACCTGCCGTCAAGCGCTCGAACTGGCCACCATCGGGGGCGCTCGCGTGTTGGGCCGCTACGACGAGATCGGCTCGCTTCAGGTCGGCAAGATGGGCGACATCGCGCTCTGGCGGCTCGACGGGCTGGGACATGCCGACATCCTTGATCCCGTGGCTGCGCTGGTTCTCGGTCCTCCCGCCCCGCTCAAACTTCTGACGGTGGGCGGCGATCCGGTCGTCGCCGA
- the uraH gene encoding hydroxyisourate hydrolase has translation MSFSSHVLDSVSGTPAERMRLRLHRLAGEVYEEVASGVTDSDGRLKGWELREGRYRLEFATGEYWQAKGFNTFHPEVTVTFTVDDDAAHYHVPLLVSPFAYTTYRGS, from the coding sequence ATGAGTTTCTCGTCCCACGTCCTCGACTCGGTGTCGGGAACACCCGCCGAGCGAATGCGTCTACGCCTCCACCGTCTGGCCGGGGAAGTGTACGAGGAGGTCGCTTCGGGAGTGACCGATTCCGACGGCCGCCTCAAAGGTTGGGAACTGCGCGAAGGGCGCTACCGTCTCGAGTTTGCCACTGGTGAATATTGGCAGGCGAAGGGGTTCAACACCTTCCATCCGGAGGTGACGGTGACGTTCACCGTCGATGACGATGCCGCGCATTATCACGTACCGCTTTTGGTCAGCCCTTTCGCTTATACAACATATAGAGGAAGTTAA
- the cmk gene encoding (d)CMP kinase: MSEDKTSAPVIAIDGPSGSGKSTVSKTLATALDAGYLDTGAMYRAATHAVLQAEVDPDDADEVLKTVTTATIEIATSPEQPSVTVDGDEADEAIRSDETTANVSAVAAHGDVRKHLIKQQQELIKAAAGGIVVEGRDIAEVVAPDADLKIYLTANPDERARRRAAETGNDADSTKDSIDKRDQADSKTTRPLEAPDDSHVIDSTDLPIVEVVAKILALLNNRNIDG; the protein is encoded by the coding sequence GTGTCAGAGGACAAGACATCCGCACCAGTGATCGCCATTGACGGTCCCTCCGGCTCCGGCAAATCCACCGTATCCAAAACCCTCGCCACCGCGCTCGACGCCGGTTACCTCGACACCGGGGCCATGTATCGTGCCGCCACCCACGCGGTACTGCAAGCCGAGGTCGATCCCGACGATGCCGACGAAGTACTCAAAACCGTCACCACCGCCACCATCGAGATTGCCACGTCCCCCGAACAGCCCTCCGTCACAGTCGACGGAGACGAGGCCGACGAAGCGATTCGCTCCGACGAAACCACGGCCAACGTCTCCGCCGTCGCCGCCCACGGCGATGTGCGCAAGCACCTCATTAAACAACAACAGGAACTCATAAAAGCCGCCGCCGGCGGAATCGTGGTCGAAGGTCGCGACATCGCCGAAGTCGTCGCACCCGACGCCGACCTGAAAATCTACCTCACCGCCAACCCTGATGAGCGCGCTCGCCGCCGTGCCGCCGAAACCGGCAACGACGCCGACAGCACCAAAGATAGTATTGACAAACGCGACCAAGCCGACAGCAAGACCACACGGCCGCTGGAAGCGCCCGACGACTCACACGTCATCGACTCCACCGATCTGCCGATCGTCGAAGTCGTGGCTAAAATCCTCGCACTACTGAATAACAGGAACATAGATGGATAA
- the uraD gene encoding 2-oxo-4-hydroxy-4-carboxy-5-ureidoimidazoline decarboxylase, with the protein MWTLAEFNDLDTPTARAELLTCCSSPEWAETVSDARPFGSNGELREFADTAYDRLSEVQIDQAVKAHPEIGERATGRGHESSWSHQEQDAALEAEEETKKELAQVNAEYRERFGHVFLICATGLGTERILAEARRRLHNDPDSEAAEVAAELRKIVRIRLGKLVSR; encoded by the coding sequence ATGTGGACACTGGCCGAGTTCAACGACCTGGACACCCCGACCGCCCGAGCCGAGCTTCTAACGTGCTGCTCGTCGCCGGAGTGGGCCGAAACGGTCAGCGACGCACGCCCGTTCGGAAGTAACGGAGAACTGAGGGAGTTCGCCGATACGGCTTACGACCGTCTCAGTGAGGTGCAGATCGACCAGGCCGTCAAAGCGCACCCCGAAATCGGGGAACGTGCCACGGGCCGCGGCCACGAGTCCTCCTGGTCCCACCAGGAGCAGGACGCCGCGCTCGAGGCGGAGGAGGAGACCAAGAAGGAACTGGCACAGGTGAACGCGGAGTATCGCGAGCGCTTCGGGCATGTGTTCCTCATTTGCGCCACCGGGCTCGGGACCGAGCGGATTCTCGCTGAGGCGCGGCGTCGCCTGCACAACGACCCCGATTCCGAAGCGGCGGAGGTGGCGGCCGAATTGAGGAAGATCGTCCGGATTCGACTGGGAAAGTTGGTGAGTCGATGA
- the der gene encoding ribosome biogenesis GTPase Der, whose product MDNDTTWIEDDWTDAGHDQGPVPTVAVVGRPNVGKSTLVNRVLGRRAAVVQDQPGVTRDRIAYDAEWAGREFSLVDTGGWDRDAAGIGAAIAAQAEMAMRTADVIVFVVDARVGATAADEDAVRLLYQTKKPVILVANKADSDKQEADIAELWGLGLGQPHPVSALHGRGSGDLLDVIVEAFPEIPTGALKEEGPHRIALVGRPNVGKSSLLNKMSDSIRAVVDDVAGTTVDPVDSIVTLDDEDWVFVDTAGIRKRVKFASGTEYYASLRTQRAIEAAEVAIVLLDASEPLSEQDQRILTQVVESGRALVLAFNKWDLVDDERRYYLEKEIDRELAQVSWAPRINVSADTGRALKKIAPAVRRALDGWTQRIGTGELNKWISDLQAATPHPGRSGKIPKVLFASQVDVEPPRFVLFTTGAFDQQYKRFLMRRLREDFGFEGSPIDLVIKPRAPREMKGKGRR is encoded by the coding sequence ATGGATAACGACACCACCTGGATTGAAGACGACTGGACCGATGCAGGCCACGATCAGGGACCCGTTCCCACGGTGGCCGTCGTCGGACGACCCAATGTTGGAAAATCGACTCTCGTCAACCGCGTTCTGGGTCGTCGAGCCGCCGTCGTCCAAGATCAACCAGGTGTGACCCGCGACCGCATCGCCTACGACGCCGAATGGGCGGGCAGAGAATTCAGCCTAGTCGATACCGGCGGTTGGGATCGAGACGCCGCCGGTATCGGTGCTGCCATCGCCGCCCAAGCCGAAATGGCGATGCGAACCGCCGACGTCATCGTCTTCGTCGTCGACGCACGGGTCGGAGCCACCGCCGCAGACGAAGACGCCGTTCGACTCCTCTACCAGACCAAAAAGCCCGTCATCCTCGTCGCCAACAAGGCCGACAGCGACAAACAGGAAGCCGACATCGCCGAACTCTGGGGGCTCGGCCTCGGCCAGCCCCACCCCGTGTCCGCCCTCCACGGGCGCGGATCCGGCGACCTGCTCGACGTCATCGTCGAAGCCTTCCCCGAAATCCCCACCGGCGCACTCAAAGAAGAAGGACCTCACCGAATCGCGCTGGTCGGACGTCCCAACGTCGGCAAATCCAGCCTCCTCAACAAGATGTCGGACTCCATCCGAGCCGTCGTCGACGACGTCGCCGGTACGACCGTTGACCCGGTGGACTCCATCGTGACCCTCGACGATGAAGACTGGGTCTTTGTCGACACGGCCGGAATCCGCAAACGCGTCAAGTTCGCCTCCGGCACCGAGTACTACGCGTCGTTGCGCACCCAACGTGCCATTGAGGCCGCCGAGGTCGCCATCGTCCTCCTCGACGCGTCCGAGCCCCTCAGCGAACAGGATCAGCGCATCCTTACCCAAGTCGTCGAGTCCGGACGCGCCTTGGTACTGGCGTTCAACAAATGGGACCTCGTTGACGACGAACGTCGTTACTACCTGGAAAAGGAAATCGACCGCGAACTGGCTCAGGTATCGTGGGCTCCGCGTATCAACGTCTCCGCCGATACGGGTCGGGCGCTCAAGAAGATCGCTCCCGCGGTACGGCGTGCGTTGGACGGTTGGACGCAGCGTATCGGCACCGGGGAACTCAACAAGTGGATCAGTGACCTCCAAGCGGCCACGCCGCACCCCGGCCGCAGTGGAAAGATTCCCAAAGTGCTCTTCGCCAGTCAGGTCGACGTCGAGCCGCCACGCTTCGTGCTGTTTACCACAGGAGCGTTCGACCAACAGTACAAGCGGTTCCTCATGCGTCGCCTCCGGGAGGACTTCGGTTTTGAAGGAAGTCCAATTGACCTGGTCATTAAGCCGAGAGCGCCACGGGAAATGAAAGGTAAGGGACGTCGCTAG